DNA sequence from the Fusobacterium sp. SYSU M8D902 genome:
ATCCATCACAGGCTTTTATTAACTTCTCTCTTATTTTTTTTATATCTAATTCCTCTTTTATCCCTGCTCTATTCACAACCCATTTCATTACATTGCCTCTAAAAACTGTTCCATTGTGTAATACTGGCCATCTTTTTCTACAACAGGTGCTGACATTATTCTAGCTTTACTAGCTACAGTCATAAGAGTTTTTAAATCATCACTATATTCATAAGCTACTTTTTTCTCATCTAATATCCCTTTTATTGTTTGACATCTGCTACAATTCTCTTTTCCATATATTTTTATCATTTTTTCCTCCTAATACAATATATATTGTTTTTCTTTTTAAGTTTTTACTATATGTAGTATTATGACATAAAAGAT
Encoded proteins:
- a CDS encoding glutaredoxin domain-containing protein → MIKIYGKENCSRCQTIKGILDEKKVAYEYSDDLKTLMTVASKARIMSAPVVEKDGQYYTMEQFLEAM